One region of bacterium genomic DNA includes:
- a CDS encoding Gfo/Idh/MocA family oxidoreductase produces the protein MDLNFAILGCGRIAKKHAEILAGGYVNGGRLAAVCDIKEDRARMYGENYGVPYFTDMHQMMESVKEIDVVNILTESGAHADNVVDLSLYGKHLVVEKPMALTVSDADRMIRACDQAGVRLFVV, from the coding sequence AGCAAAAAAACATGCTGAAATCCTCGCAGGTGGATATGTCAATGGCGGAAGACTGGCCGCAGTGTGTGACATCAAGGAAGATCGAGCCCGGATGTATGGAGAGAATTATGGGGTCCCATATTTTACCGACATGCACCAGATGATGGAGTCGGTCAAAGAGATCGACGTAGTGAATATCCTTACAGAAAGCGGGGCCCATGCCGATAATGTGGTGGATCTTTCTCTATACGGCAAACATCTCGTGGTCGAAAAGCCCATGGCTCTGACTGTTTCGGATGCCGATAGAATGATCAGGGCTTGTGATCAGGCCGGGGTGAGACTTTTTGTGGTAAA